The DNA segment CGAGCCCCAGCACCAGGAGGGACGGGACAGCCCAGGCCAGGCGGGTGCGAAAAGCAGGGTcagggctcagggaggggaagaggcaCCCGAGGAGCTCAGATGGACCATCCAAGCCTGGTGGAAGGTGGAAGCACCATCCGTGGTGGGGACTGGCTGGTCTCCACCCAGAGAGCCCCTTCACAGACCTTTGGGAGGCGTCCCAGGAGTCCGAACGCTCCCCAGGGATGCCCCGGCAGGGAGGTGCCCGCTGTGCCAGTGGCCGCTGTCACGGATGTCCCTGCCCGGCTGCCCATGTGGGCCTGGCGCCCAGGACACGGCGGATCTGTCCCTGTGTCCACTGCCAGCCCGAGGGCTCCTCGGGGAccacctccagcacctccacGTCTCCTCGGGCCGGGGCAGAGCAGCCGGTGCCGTCGGCGCCGCATCCCCCAGGCGGCCGTGCCGGGTGGTCTCGCCGtcggagggagggaagggggtcCAGGAGAACCAAAAACGATGGCGAGAGGTTCGGTGTCGTGTCGGGGGGGCTAAAACGTGGCCCCGTGGAACTTGATGGCGCCGGCAGCAGCCAGGGCTTGAGCTGGAGGGGCGGGAGAGCGGGGCTGAGTGGGGCGGTGGGCGGTGGTGAGGCAGCCCCCGTGCCCACCCCGcagcccctgtgcccaccccgcagcccctccctgccctgcgcAGGAAAACCTGGCACAGATTTGGTTCTATGCTCCTGGCTCCCCTGGGGGAACATCCACCCGAGCAGGGGACACTGTGTCCCCCCCAATTTGCAGCCACCAATTTCACGCCAGGCAGGTGAATCCCAGAGACCCCCCCTTTCCTCCCTGCACGgcccccctgcccagggcagcctgctgagccccccgtGCCCACGCTGGGCTGACCCCCAGCGCCGTGGGGACACTCGTGTTGGTCCATGGAGGAGACGGGGCTGACGTGGCTCAGGGAATGTTGGTTAGCTGGAGCAAGCAGCGACGGCCGGGCACGGGGCACAGAAGGGGCACCCCGGCCGGGCCCCCcgggctggagaggggctgggctgggctgcggTAGGAGAGAAGAGGTGCTTACGGTCACGGCTCACACACGCATTAAGTGGCTGCTGTCGGCGCCCCGGGGTTCGGCCGAGAGGGGGTTGGTCGGAGGAGCCGGGGAggctggggaggtgggagggctgggggtAGCGCACTGAGCTGGAAACAGAAACGGGAGAAGGGCGTGAGGAACACGGGCTGCGGCAGCGGGGGGGGCACCCAGCCGGGGGTTAGCGGGGAGGAAAGGGAcggggggaaaggaagggggaaggaaggaaggcaggcaggcaggggggAAGCAAGCGCGGGCAGGACAAACAGCCACAGCGGCGCCCGCTCCCGGCGCGCACACGtgagctccctgcagggctcCTCATGGACACGGCGCGGCGTGACACCACCATCACCCAGGGACAGCACTGTGCTGACCTGGGCATGGGGTGACACCACCATCACCCAGGGACAGCGTGGCACCGAGCTGACCTGGGCATGGAGTGACACCACCATCACCCAGGGACAGCGTGGCACCGAGCTGACCTGGGCATGGAGTGACACCACCATCACCCAGGGACAGCACTGTGCTGACCTGGGCATGGGGTGCCACCACTATCCCCCGGGCACAGGGTGCCACCACTATCCCCCGGGCACGGGGTGCCACCACACTCGCTCAGCCAAGGCGTGTCACCTCATGCCCACCCAGCCAGGCACTCCCACCCCTGCAGACGCTGGAAGCTGTGCCCCGCTGGAAtagctgctccatcccaggatCTCAGGGGAAGGCAGCCCCAGGCATGGCGGGCAGGGCCCGGGAGCTGTTGGCTCTCCCACTGCCCAGGGATGCCCTGCCCAGCATCGACACAGTACTGACCCCTCTCCTGCCCATCCTGACTCCTTGCTCTTGCTGCCAAACCAACCCCCGACGTGCCCAACCCCTgccctcagccctcctgcccctcaCCCGAGAGCATGCGGCCGCGGCGCGAGGCCTCGGCAGCCAGAGCGCACGAGATCTCGATcctcttctcctgctcctgcagctgcgTCTCGGGGTCCTGGGGGGTGTCCACCTCCCCCTCGCCCAGGGGGATCACGTTCTGCAGGCTGTGTGGAGCACCCAGTGTCAGTGCCCATGCCAGGCCCCTCGGGATGGCCGGGGAAGGGCTCACCCCCCCGGGATGGCTGGCACGGGCACCGCAGCCCCACCTGGATTTGGCAATGAGGGTCTTGATCCTTTCCAccttcttctgcttctccttcatCTCCTCAGGGCTGAGGGGTGATTCAGGCTCCAGCTCGACGTACCGCTCAGGGATGAGGACTTTGTCAGGCGTGGAGAGCTGGGGGCAGTGGAAAGGGGtgagccctgtgctgggcaTGGGGGACCCGTCCCCCTCCAGCACCACCTGCCCCACTCACCCCAACACCCGCCTGGGCAATGGCAGCCCCTGGTTagtggctccaggatggatgAACCCCCCAGGGATGCCCCACGTCCCCGGGACACCCCGTGCTCACCTCCTTGTGGATGTCCACGTCGTAGTGCTGCGGCTCCAGCTCCATCTTGCGCAGCCGGGCGATCTCCTCCTGGGGGGTCTCGTACACCTTCCCGGGGTCGTCCGAGCGCAGCGCGGCCTCCAGGTCGGAGATATCCACCTCATGGATGCTGCGGTGCCGGCGCACCTGCGAGGGACCCCGGCCCGGCTGAGACCCCCGGATGGCACCCtgtccccttccccagcccccagtgtcccctctgctccaggagggaccagcCAGGCGCAGGGACTCACCACCTTGTAGGAGGTGGGGGTCTTGGTGCCGGGGGGCTCgggctgctggctgctggggaGCTGCAAACTGCGCCGCTTCTCCTTCATGGAGCCGCTCTGGTGGCGCTTCATGCGGTCGATCTGCTCCTCCACACTCATCTTCACCTTCATCTCGGTGGCGAACACGGCGCTCTTCGGTCTCTCCTgggggcagcccagccctgggtcACCCACCCCTGCCCCATCCTCCTGGTGCTAGAACCCTCTGCCGTGGGCTGCTGGGCTCAGCCCTTTCCCGGGATGCCCGCTCCAGGAATCGCCCGGGAGGGATCTCAAGGAGTGGATGGTGAAACACGGAGCCACTCGGCAGcaggctcctctctgcaggTTGCACCACAGCCCCCTCCAGCTCACCCAGTCCCCCCAGCCCGGTCCCCAGCCCCTCAAGCCGAGCCCTACCCGGGAGCTGAGCCCGTTGGCCATGCCAGCAGCACTCCTCCTcgccaccacctcctcctccgCCGGAGACTTGGTCCTGGGGGGGACGATTCCCACTGCGGAGCAAAGCAGAAcaccaggctgagcccccccggGGACCAAGGGCAGGGTCCCAGCAAGGTCCTCTGGggtcctgctgtccccagtCGAGCCATACCCTTGTTGAGAGCTGCCTGCTTCTCTGCATCCTGCTCCTGCCGGCCCTGCAGGAGCCCCTcgcccggggggccgggggggctggGTCGCTGCACCTCTTTCTTGCTCTGCTCGAAGCCTGGTTTGGGCTGTGGGAGGGAAGCAGGGCCCTGGTGAGCCCCCCTGTCCTGTCTGGGGGCCACACTCTGCCTGGGGACACCCCCTGCTCTCCACAGCCATGGACCACGGACACGCTCCTGGCAGTGGATGGACACACAGACACCAGCCACAGGCCAGGCTTCTCCACGGGAAAAGCTCCCTGAAAGGCTGATGATCCCACCACAGCACCCAGGAgctctgggacagggacaccctggctctgtgctgggcTCCAGCCAGACCCTGTGCCTGCGGGAAGGGGGGTGGTCCCAATGGGGCAGGAGTTGGGACAGGCATGAGAGTGAGCCAAGGGCCATTTCTGGGGTCCTTTCCCACCTCATGTCCCATGGGAACAGCCTGCCTGGAGCCCAGGAATTCCTGGTGTGAGGGAGGGCTGTGGCAATGGGCCAAGCAGCCCAGGGTGCCCCCTCAATGGACACAGAGAACCCAGACACCCCTTACACCCCTTGGATCCACGTGCAACCGCCCCTGTGCCACCCACAGCTGCTGGAAGTGCCTCCTGTGTTGGCAGTGTgacccttcccagccctgctttgccGTGCCAGCCCCCTCGGACACAcatcccagcccccagctgcagggacacCAGTGGCTCCTGGTGTCCACACCTGGCCCCTTCCCCTGGTACGAGCACGGccgaggcagcagcagcaattcccACATCCAGGTTTGCCCCGGTGGGCAGGAGCCGGGGGTTCACCCCCACGGGCAGAGCCCACCAGCACCACACAGGGAGCGGTGCCACGGAAGGACAGCGAGAGAGGTGAGGgcagaggaaagcagagagggTGATGCCAAGGGCTGTGGCAGCCTTGGGGGCTGCCCAGGAGGGGACAATCCGTGTCCTGAGTGAGCACAGTGGGCGCTGGGGACctggtggggacaggagggcCATGGGGGGCTGCTGAGGGGATGGCAGGTAGAGCCACGTGCTGCTGTCCCCACGCCAAGTGCCACCTCCACGCTGTCCCTGCAGGCTCGGGGTGGGCAGCTCTGTGTCCTGCCTCATGCCAGCCCCTGCCACGTCTCGGGGAGGAGGAGCACGGGGTGGCAGCTGCCCTGGGTTCGGTACCTGTCCCCGCTTGGCCTCTGCCCCGCCGTGCTGCCAGGAAGGGGACGTGGGGTACGGCCAGAGGCGGCTCTCGCTGGGCAGCGGAGGGACGGCCGGAGGAGACTCCAGGGGGACGTAGGACTTGGGGAGGGGAGGTCGAGGCGGGCCTGGTTCCTGGGGCGGAGCGTGAGGGGGGagagcagagaaggaagagagagtTAGAGAGAGGCCAAGAGACAACACACAGTGGAAGTGCCGAGCcgaggagggcaggagggagagcggCGGCTCCGGAGTCTTTGTGTCCCTGGGCAGAGGGGGACAGGGCATCCCACCCCACTGCTGAGGGGGACACTGCATCCCACCATCTGTGTGGCCCAAACGGTGCCCCCAGGCAGAGCCACGAGGAGAAGCATCTGTGCTCTGTGCCTGGTGCCCAGCATCCCCCaatcccaccccaaacccccccactCACTCACCTCGCCAGGTCCGGGCTTGGTGGGCGAGCCCTGGGAGCCAGAGATGagggagaaggggctgagggggctggtgaggctggcagagctcagggggctggcagggctgttgGAGCTGTATGTCCCCGAGGGGCCCAGGGCCACtgtggagaggagcaggaatAAGATAATAATAAGATGATTATAATAAGGTAATAATATGATAATAATAAGGGCCACCGTGTCCccgagcaggagctgctgcctgcccagagtCACCAGGGACACTCCACGACATGGCACACTGGGGTCttggctgggcagggacagagcccaCTCACCTCTGTGCTTGGCAGTGTCGGTGCCACGGGATGGGTTGTTCTTCCTCAGCCCCTCCATCACGTCCTGGATCCGCCAGATCTCCTTCTGGATCTGCCGGTTGAGCATTTCGTTCTGGACGGGGAGGAAAGGCAGCGGTCAGAGCAGGACACGAGGGCTGAAGGAACTGGGGGGGCTTCCACCCCCCTCGGGGGACCCCAGGGATGTCAGGGGGACCCACTCACCTGGATGTCCAGGttcagctgctcccacaggTCGTCGTGCAGGGTGGACACCTCGCTCTCCAGGCTCTCGTACTCGGCGGTGCTGTTTGCCAAGGCCTGGGGGGAAGGTGGGTCAGGGGGGTCCTTGGCAGGTTCCTCCCCTGGTTGGAAGCAGCTCTGGACCACCCgggaaagcaggaggaggctgcaccCAACACAGCCCCCcgagctggggagggggtggcagAAGAGGGGACAAGCTCTGAGGTGCCCGTGGGAGCACCCGGTGCcaacaggcagggacagggacagtggcTGGATGGCACCTCGAGGGCTAATTTGCTTTGTGCCCCGTGAGGGATTATGGCTCCTCTGGCCCCCAGCCAGTTCAGGGGAattccctttttgttttctttccaggaagggagagaagggacACGGTGGGAGCTGTGAGGGTccccaggaggagggaggggtcCGTTACCGTGCTGGCCTGAGACAGCTCCACACGGATGTTGATGAGCTGGTTCTGGAGCGACTCCTTCTtgtgcagcagcttctctgggtaggCAGGTTGGCTCCCAAACATCTCCAGCTCCTGGTGCGTCCCCATCAGGGCACTCTCCAGGCTCTCCTGGATGGAATGGAAGGAAGACAGAGCTGTGAGAGCCTGGCTGGTGCAGGAGCTCTGATCCCCCTCCTGAACAGGGCACAAACACCCGGGGAATCCTGGGGGTGTGCACGGCCAGAGCACTTCCCTCACCTCAGAAACATCCCCACTGAGCTGCCCCCAAGGGAGCAGGAcatttgcccagagaagctgtggctgccccatccctggaagtgtcccaggccaggttggacagggcttggagcagcctgggctagtggaaggtgtccctgcccatggcagggggcttggaacgACATGAcccttaaggtcccttccaacccaaaccattctgtgacagGGTcatcccctgtccccagagggCCACTCGAGCTGCCACCACGTACCTTCTCAGCTCGGAGCTGCTGCaccagcctctcctgctcccGCAGCACCTTGTTCTGCTCACAGAGCTTCCCCAGCAGCTTCTGTGCcgggagggaaagagagaggggggaaaggaTGAGGAGGGTGAGGGTCCAGCACGGTctcccagctgggagaggcaggaggcaggcaggaCACGTCCCACGGGGTTGGGCTGGTGGGATGTGTGGCCTTGGGGGGCATTTCCAGCCTCCGGCTCTCATTGCAGGGGCTTCACCCCCAGCCAGGGTGGCACGGGACAAACTGGGAGATGAAGGATTGGTTCACTGAGGAGCACAGACCAAACTgggggcagctcccagctgtgggagcacagggcagagctctctccatggggacatcagggctgctggggggggggtaCAGGGGGGCCACACAGGACAGACATTTGCTCTTACATCGGTGTCTTGCTCGCTTATCTTGTAGGGATGCAGAGTGTCCCTGTAGGCCTCCGGGAAGGGCGTCACCTGCAAGTAGAGCGTGGGGtgagcctggccctgggatccccagggaaggggaggcagctcccagtccctctctcccatccctgtgagcagggaaagagagggaagagcCGAGTCCTGGAGGTGGTGGGTGCTCCCCATCGAtcaggaggcactgggatgtCAGTGCTGGACATGGATGAAATCACAACCTCCCTGCTCATCAGCTGGTGAGCCACTGGAATTATCCAGACACAGCCTCTCCACAGGAGCCAAGGACTGAGCTAAAGAGATGCCTCGTGAATCATTAACTGCCACCATTCCAAAGGCAGGGAAACAAAGGCAGCGAGATTGAGCTGTAATTCCACTTAGCAGAGTGGAAACACCTATAaatcagcagctgcagcagggcctGTTTACCACCACTGGCTCCTCCGTGAGTCACTTTCCTTTCCTGGAAATCTAAATTACTAATGGGACCTCAGCAATTAAATGCCTCCAAGATCTGGAGATGAAAGGCAGAAGATAGGAAGAAGGGGATCATTATTGCTAGAAAGCAAGATGCTACTTTAGAGCCATTTAAACTATGGGATAATGCAAAGGGACTCGAATCTGGGAAgtgccagtggggctggaggcagagcctggtggaTTGGGATGCTGCTGCCTCCGGGCAGGGAGCCCAGCCAGCGAGAGCATCCCAGGGGCTCCGGTTTcaccctccagcacatccctgctcacagcagatGGAAACAGGCGCCTTTTTTGTTGGAAAATCCCAGCGATCTCcgggctgctggcacagccagaaGGTGCCCTGGGCAGCACGGTGGGGCCCCGAGACCCCCTGCCCGGGGTGGGTGGCACGGTGGGCACAAATGATGGgacctgcctgtgctgggagctgcaacCCAACACCAGCAGGAACATCCCAGTGCTGGGAACAGAAGGAGCCAGAGCCTCCGGGGGTAaaaggctgtttcctctccctGTTGCAGGAGTTATTGCGTTGGTTTAGGAGCCTCGGGCTGGATTCCTGTCTGCAATCATCCCACACCTCCTCCTTGCCTCATCAGATGGCAAAACAAGGATGAGCCAAGCCCCGAGCGCAGCCTGAGTGAGGATGAGAGTCCAGCACCGCCGTGGCCCCGCCTCGCGCTCTCGCCCGGCGCGAGGATTTGCCGGGTTTCAATGGCTCATGGATGGATTAGCAAAGCCTGGGATGGACTAGCAGGCCCCCGAGGGGGGTGATGCGCCGCGTGGATGCCGGGTCTGCATGAGTGGCGATGGTGGGAGGTGACCCCGGATGGCGCGGGGGGCACGGCCGGACCCGCGGCTGGGCACGAGCCACGCGGGGCCCGGCGGCCCGAGCCTTACTTGCATGTAGAGCTGGGCCCTAGGGGAGGAGGTCTCCACCATCCTGTTGACCATACTGATCAGGGTCTCGCTCTCGCTCATCTGCGGcacacagggaaggaaagggcacAGGTCAGCGGAGACGCGCCCGCGCGCCGCCCCAGCCGCCGGCACCGCTCCGGGGGCCCTCGGGACGTGAAGTGCCACCTCCTGAGATGTCCCAGGGGCTGGAGACACGTGGGGACGGCCCCccccggggctgctgctgctccactgGGTTTGCTCAGGGCTGGCTGAGCGCCCTGAACGCTCTGGTGAGGGGAAAGCACAGATAAACCGGAGCCGGCTCGGAGCTGCAAACGGCACAGACAGACACGGGCTCGGACAGAGACGCCACGGCGGCAGCACAGCGGGTCCCAGCACACAGACGGACACACAGACCCTGCTCTCACGCTGGCTGGTGGCTCcgtgcccagccagggctgtgaTGGCATCGAGGAGGTGACTGACAGCCGGGCGTGGGGACAGCGGCGTCCCCTTgtccagcccagcagagcctccagcAGGGTGGAACTGGGAGGTGGCACATTGAGGCCGTGCTGCCAGGCACGGATGTGATGGGTTTGgcatccctgtgcccccccagagGTGCAGCCGAGCCCTCCAGGGGGGCAGGACAGACCCCAGCCAGGGGTTCCTGGGGTGCACAGCCGGCGGTGACCACGGCTCCCTCGGAACCGGGTGATGGGGCCACTCAGGTCACCAGCACCAGAGTTCTACCACTGCCTCTGCCCACAGAAGTGCTGCAGGAgcccacagccctgagcagacaATGCCAGGGGAGCCCCTCATGCCCGGGAACCCCAAGATCCAAGGGGTGATGGCACTTTGAGCACAAACCAGGGACTGAACCCTGACTGGGGGCAGCCGAGGGAGCCGTGCCCGCGGCTGGACGagcaaggagagagaaaataaagcagcaagATGTTTGAAAAGAGACACTTGACAGCGTCACTCCCAATTAGTCTCTCCACAGGTCGgcgggagaggaggaggaggagacgcAGAGCCTCTTCAGGGAGTGGTTTAAAGAGCCGGGGAGAGGCAGCGATGCTGCCGGTGACTGCGAAACAGCCCAGAGAGCTTTTATTGCAGCGAGTGCTCCTGcctggccctggccctgctccaagGCAGACACAGATCGTGGCGATTGCTGCACCGGTGGAGATTTGCAGACTAATGAGATTGtctctggagcagctccctcagtgccagcctgggctgcagcactgcCCGGCAGCTCCCGtccccagctctggctgcagcccctgcctggaCACATTCCTGGGGGTCTCCCGGCTGTATTCCCTCCCCATGCTCCTGGGATGAGGTCAGTTCACCGTTTTGCTCCAAAACCCCGACTGCTTTGGTGTCAGACCCGGTGGGCCCCTCATGCCCACCTGCATCAAACTTTTCACCTCCGAGGAGGAATGGGACCACCACGTCACCAAAACCACAGTCCCCAGGGGTCACCTGGCCACCCCCTGCACGGGGGACACCAGCCCTGGGACCCCACaccctccagcacagccacgCTGGCACTGTGCACGTGTCCAGCACTGACCTGGGGGGTTTCAGAGCCGCTGCACCCCCTGGACCCCAGGGCAGCTCCCCGAGCCCCCGGGAATGTAGGAAgctgccccggcccccccacaccccccatcTCCAGCACACCACACAGAGGCACTGTCAGGAGGGACTTTCTGCCAAGCAATGAGCGACCCTACGGATGGGGAGGATGGAAGAAGCAAACCAAAGACCAACTCGTGCTGCTGGAATGCCAAGAAGGgtgaggatggatggatggatggacggatggACGAGATGCTGCGccgggagggaaggggaaagccGCTGGGGACGGGGGGGCACGAGGGGACTAAAGCAGCAGGTGAGGTGGGGCTGGCAGCCAGCTCTGCCTACCTGCTGGTCCAAATACTCTAGGTTTCTTTGCAACTGAAGGTCTAAAAGTTCATCCTACCAGGAGCCAGCAGGCACGCGGCAAGAAACGAAGGGCAAAACATATAAGAGAAGAAGCAAAAGCAGTTAGGTGAGGGCTATGGAAAGGCCTCCTGGCTGGGAAACGAGGCACCTCCGGGGCACAGAGCCGGGAACGCCGCCCTGGCCGTGCCCTGCGGACCCCGGTCGCCCTGCGGCTACGAGGATGGATGGCAGCATGGGTGGCTTATGGTAGCTCAGGCTTCTCCCTCCTCCGATGGTCCTGCCCCGTGGTTTTGGGGTCGTGCTCTGCGGGGGGACCTCTCGGTGCCACCCCACCAGCTCCGGCCCCTCCGAGAGGAAACAACGCAGGAAAACGCAGCAGCCGTCGCCAGAAGGGAGGAAGCAgagggggagaggcagggggTGCACCAGCCTCAGGCAGGGACCACCCTGGGGAAGACGGGGGTCCAAGGGTGTCCCACTGCTGCAGAGCGGGGGCCAGGGGCCCTTCCACACGGATTTCCTTTGGGAATGGTCAGGAGGGACCAGTGAAAGGACCTGCAGTCCCGACCtggcccagagcagcccagctgtGACCCACAAAGCTGCCCCTGGAGTGCAGTGGTTCCTCCTTGGTCATCTGagtggggaccccccaaactgACCCCCCCTCCCTGGGCCAGCAGTGCACGTACCATTTTGTCGTGGATGGTGGG comes from the Pseudopipra pipra isolate bDixPip1 chromosome 25, bDixPip1.hap1, whole genome shotgun sequence genome and includes:
- the PLEKHA6 gene encoding pleckstrin homology domain-containing family A member 6 isoform X13 codes for the protein MSSKAGSKRPPTVPSEPPGHAMVSEGPPERPGGRVGARRRGARQGGAGPGRQGPPLSGSSAPLQAPRSSRKGIAFGKRSNSMKRNPNAAVTKSGWLYKQASSGVKQWNKRWFVLVDRCLFYYKDEKEENILGSIPLLSFRVAAVQPSDNISRKHTFKVTVCWVEEMPASNGQSVSPQAEHAGIRTYFFSAENTEEQESWIQAMGEAARVQIPPTQRHEKPDSENIPPSKHHHHLHCNSAHREHPKAEPDAKTRGEGDGRGSEKMERKPERAEGKKEPLAKANGVGGQEGPSEPGSPYPEAPRGPGSAERPPQPNGWPYPSPSRPGSTAFPPPDGESRDPRRAAAPRPNPDKVAQRKSSMTQLQQWVNSRRGNVPPEELRSPTRFYPVPRRVPDYYSPYSPQYPEEYQYYPAGVRPDSICSMPAFDRVSPPWALEDKRHSFRNGGTFQLRDWKDPAGFGRQDVPLWLPAPGRQPPYLDEVDAASGSLRRMSLQPRSRSVPRSPSQGSYSRPRVYSPVRSPSARFERLPPRGDEIYADPTPFMMRRSISSPKYDYLGDRRPVPPGVYPYHFPASPTIHDKMDELLDLQLQRNLEYLDQQMSESETLISMVNRMVETSSPRAQLYMQVTPFPEAYRDTLHPYKISEQDTDKLLGKLCEQNKVLREQERLVQQLRAEKESLESALMGTHQELEMFGSQPAYPEKLLHKKESLQNQLINIRVELSQASTALANSTAEYESLESEVSTLHDDLWEQLNLDIQNEMLNRQIQKEIWRIQDVMEGLRKNNPSRGTDTAKHRVALGPSGTYSSNSPASPLSSASLTSPLSPFSLISGSQGSPTKPGPGEEPGPPRPPLPKSYVPLESPPAVPPLPSESRLWPYPTSPSWQHGGAEAKRGQPKPGFEQSKKEVQRPSPPGPPGEGLLQGRQEQDAEKQAALNKVGIVPPRTKSPAEEEVVARRSAAGMANGLSSRERPKSAVFATEMKVKMSVEEQIDRMKRHQSGSMKEKRRSLQLPSSQQPEPPGTKTPTSYKVVRRHRSIHEVDISDLEAALRSDDPGKVYETPQEEIARLRKMELEPQHYDVDIHKELSTPDKVLIPERYVELEPESPLSPEEMKEKQKKVERIKTLIAKSSLQNVIPLGEGEVDTPQDPETQLQEQEKRIEISCALAAEASRRGRMLSAQCATPSPPTSPASPAPPTNPLSAEPRGADSSHLMRV
- the PLEKHA6 gene encoding pleckstrin homology domain-containing family A member 6 isoform X6, with amino-acid sequence MHGGLYFINHNERRNTFLHPVTGQVPEDSSRLDLHKPTSDMSSKAGSKRPPTVPSEPPGHAMVSEGPPERPGGRAPRSSRKGIAFGKRSNSMKRNPNAAVTKSGWLYKQASSGVKQWNKRWFVLVDRCLFYYKDEKEENILGSIPLLSFRVAAVQPSDNISRKHTFKVTVCWVEEMPASNGQSVSPQAEHAGIRTYFFSAENTEEQESWIQAMGEAARVQIPPTQRHEKPDSENIPPSKHHHHLHCNSAHREHPKAEPDAKTRGEGDGRGSEKMERKPERAEGKKEPLAKANGVGGQEGPSEPGSPYPEAPRGPGSAERPPQPNGWPYPSPSRPGSTAFPPPDGESRDPRRAAAPRPNPDKVAQRKSSMTQLQQWVNSRRGNVPPEELRSPTRFYPVPRRVPDYYSPYSPQYPEEYQYYPAGVRPDSICSMPAFDRVSPPWALEDKRHSFRNGGTFQLRDWKDPAGFGRQDVPLWLPAPGRQPPYLDEVDAASGSLRRMSLQPRSRSVPRSPSQGSYSRPRVYSPVRSPSARFERLPPRGDEIYADPTPFMMRRSISSPKYDYLGDRRPVPPGVYPYHFPASPTIHDKMDELLDLQLQRNLEYLDQQMSESETLISMVNRMVETSSPRAQLYMQVTPFPEAYRDTLHPYKISEQDTDKLLGKLCEQNKVLREQERLVQQLRAEKESLESALMGTHQELEMFGSQPAYPEKLLHKKESLQNQLINIRVELSQASTALANSTAEYESLESEVSTLHDDLWEQLNLDIQNEMLNRQIQKEIWRIQDVMEGLRKNNPSRGTDTAKHRVALGPSGTYSSNSPASPLSSASLTSPLSPFSLISGSQGSPTKPGPGEEPGPPRPPLPKSYVPLESPPAVPPLPSESRLWPYPTSPSWQHGGAEAKRGQPKPGFEQSKKEVQRPSPPGPPGEGLLQGRQEQDAEKQAALNKVGIVPPRTKSPAEEEVVARRSAAGMANGLSSRERPKSAVFATEMKVKMSVEEQIDRMKRHQSGSMKEKRRSLQLPSSQQPEPPGTKTPTSYKVVRRHRSIHEVDISDLEAALRSDDPGKVYETPQEEIARLRKMELEPQHYDVDIHKELSTPDKVLIPERYVELEPESPLSPEEMKEKQKKVERIKTLIAKSSLQNVIPLGEGEVDTPQDPETQLQEQEKRIEISCALAAEASRRGRMLSAQALAAAGAIKFHGATF
- the PLEKHA6 gene encoding pleckstrin homology domain-containing family A member 6 isoform X4 translates to MHGGLYFINHNERRNTFLHPVTGQVPEDSSRLDLHKPTSDMSSKAGSKRPPTVPSEPPGHAMVSEGPPERPGGRAPRSSRKGIAFGKRSNSMKRNPNAAVTKSGWLYKQASSGVKQWNKRWFVLVDRCLFYYKDEKEENILGSIPLLSFRVAAVQPSDNISRKHTFKVTVCWVEEMPASNGQSVSPQAEHAGIRTYFFSAENTEEQESWIQAMGEAARVQIPPTQRHEKPDSENIPPSKHHHHLHCNSAHREHPKAEPDAKTRGEGDGRGSEKMERKPERAEGKKEPLAKANGVGGQEGPSEPGSPYPEAPRGPGSAERPPQPNGWPYPSPSRPGSTAFPPPDGESRDPRRAAAPRPNPDKVAQRKSSMTQLQQWVNSRRGNVPPEELRSPTRFYPVPRRVPDYYSPYSPQYPEEYQYYPAGVRPDSICSMPAFDRVSPPWALEDKRHSFRNGGTFQLRDWKDPAGFGRQDVPLWLPAPGRQPPYLDEVDAASGSLRRMSLQPRSRSVPRSPSQGSYSRPRVYSPVRSPSARFERLPPRGDEIYADPTPFMMRRSISSPKYDYLGDRRPVPPGVYPYHFPASPTIHDKMMSESETLISMVNRMVETSSPRAQLYMQVTPFPEAYRDTLHPYKISEQDTDKLLGKLCEQNKVLREQERLVQQLRAEKESLESALMGTHQELEMFGSQPAYPEKLLHKKESLQNQLINIRVELSQASTALANSTAEYESLESEVSTLHDDLWEQLNLDIQNEMLNRQIQKEIWRIQDVMEGLRKNNPSRGTDTAKHRVALGPSGTYSSNSPASPLSSASLTSPLSPFSLISGSQGSPTKPGPGEEPGPPRPPLPKSYVPLESPPAVPPLPSESRLWPYPTSPSWQHGGAEAKRGQPKPGFEQSKKEVQRPSPPGPPGEGLLQGRQEQDAEKQAALNKVGIVPPRTKSPAEEEVVARRSAAGMANGLSSRERPKSAVFATEMKVKMSVEEQIDRMKRHQSGSMKEKRRSLQLPSSQQPEPPGTKTPTSYKVVRRHRSIHEVDISDLEAALRSDDPGKVYETPQEEIARLRKMELEPQHYDVDIHKELSTPDKVLIPERYVELEPESPLSPEEMKEKQKKVERIKTLIAKSSLQNVIPLGEGEVDTPQDPETQLQEQEKRIEISCALAAEASRRGRMLSAQCATPSPPTSPASPAPPTNPLSAEPRGADSSHLMRV